The following proteins are encoded in a genomic region of Streptococcus sp. 29892:
- a CDS encoding B3/4 domain-containing protein, whose translation MSQFIVDSSFWNLFPDAKIGVLLLKGYKTPAQSPDELVKLLEESNGIAQKFLTEDTFSENEVIRTYRQAYQKFKTKKGARSSIEALLKRSTSDRPVTTISPLVDIYNAASLRFGLPCGAEDLDTFVGDLQLTVTEGGDEFYLIGDETNNPTLPGEVCYKDDKGAVCRCFNWRDGERTMITDSTKNAFLVMELVNSDRVEDLENALDFISQQVEKFLGVVPEKYLLDYNSPTMGL comes from the coding sequence ATGTCACAATTTATTGTTGATTCATCGTTTTGGAATTTATTTCCAGATGCAAAAATCGGAGTGCTATTATTGAAAGGGTATAAAACGCCGGCGCAATCGCCTGATGAATTAGTGAAATTACTGGAAGAAAGCAACGGAATTGCCCAGAAATTTCTTACGGAAGATACCTTTAGTGAGAATGAGGTCATTCGTACATATCGTCAAGCCTATCAAAAATTTAAAACAAAAAAAGGCGCACGTTCTAGTATTGAAGCACTTTTGAAGCGTTCAACTAGTGACCGTCCAGTCACAACAATTTCTCCATTAGTGGACATTTATAATGCGGCAAGCTTGCGTTTCGGTCTTCCATGTGGTGCTGAAGATTTAGATACATTTGTAGGCGATCTTCAACTAACGGTCACTGAGGGTGGAGATGAGTTTTATCTGATTGGTGATGAAACCAATAATCCAACTCTACCAGGGGAAGTTTGCTATAAGGATGATAAAGGAGCGGTTTGTCGCTGTTTCAACTGGCGCGATGGTGAGCGGACCATGATTACAGATAGCACGAAGAATGCTTTCTTGGTTATGGAACTGGTCAATTCTGATAGAGTAGAAGATTTGGAAAATGCCCTAGATTTTATCAGTCAACAGGTAGAAAAATTCTTGGGAGTAGTACCAGAAAAATATCTATTGGATTACAACAGTCCTACTATGGGTTTATAA
- a CDS encoding L-lactate dehydrogenase, translated as MARKIGIIGLGHVGDTLLHDLIAGQVFDDYVVIDKDEKKLAADVLDMQDRVANTGQFANFILNDYAALADADIVVSSLGKINLQGNAAKSRFAELPFTSQEVKEVSEKLVASGFSGILLVITNPVDVITQLYQTYTGFPKERVIGTGTLLDTARMKRAVGQRFGLAPTSISGYNLGEHGNSQFTAWSQVRLGQTPIQALVPKEELDQLAEEARVGGHTVFFGKGYTNFAIAAAAKTLIEAVLSNSRAVLPVSHYLAAYGTYLGYPATVGRSGIETTVDLDLTQEELTLLDWSATIIRERVEIAMSGDWESLIL; from the coding sequence ATGGCTAGAAAAATTGGGATTATTGGCTTGGGTCATGTTGGAGATACTCTCTTGCATGACTTAATCGCAGGTCAGGTTTTTGATGATTATGTGGTGATTGACAAGGACGAGAAAAAGTTGGCAGCGGATGTGCTGGATATGCAGGACCGCGTTGCCAACACAGGTCAGTTTGCTAACTTCATCCTCAACGATTACGCGGCTCTGGCGGATGCAGATATTGTGGTATCTAGTCTTGGCAAGATCAACCTGCAGGGAAATGCAGCCAAGAGCCGTTTTGCAGAGCTGCCCTTCACCAGTCAAGAGGTCAAGGAAGTGTCAGAAAAGCTGGTTGCGTCTGGCTTTTCAGGCATTCTCCTCGTCATCACTAACCCAGTTGATGTCATCACCCAGCTCTATCAGACCTATACAGGTTTCCCAAAAGAGCGGGTGATTGGCACGGGGACCTTGCTGGATACGGCTCGGATGAAGCGTGCGGTGGGGCAGCGGTTTGGGCTTGCCCCGACCAGCATCTCAGGCTATAATCTGGGTGAGCATGGCAACTCCCAATTCACCGCTTGGAGCCAGGTGCGGCTTGGTCAAACACCCATTCAGGCCTTGGTGCCAAAAGAGGAACTGGACCAGCTAGCCGAGGAGGCACGAGTGGGCGGCCACACGGTCTTCTTCGGTAAGGGTTACACCAACTTTGCCATTGCAGCTGCGGCAAAGACCTTGATTGAGGCGGTTTTGTCCAATAGCAGAGCAGTCCTGCCAGTTTCCCACTACCTAGCAGCCTATGGGACCTACCTAGGCTACCCAGCGACAGTGGGGCGGAGCGGCATTGAAACCACGGTGGACCTAGACTTGACTCAGGAAGAATTGACCTTGCTAGACTGGTCTGCCACCATTATCCGCGAGCGAGTTGAAATCGCTATGAGTGGGGACTGGGAGAGTTTGATTTTGTAA